In Phreatobacter aquaticus, a single genomic region encodes these proteins:
- a CDS encoding chlorite dismutase family protein: protein MPPPLHVTFAAGSAGAWRIDRIDAVRGEPLPVAERLAVIEAASAAEMSTWTLRGVVSNTRYTNRDEVSDLTTRQEGLGRPASTRAALIPISKSEAWWALAQDERRAIMEERSHHIAIGLDYLPAIARRLHHSRDLGERFDFLTWFEFAPEHEGDFNKLVARLRQTEEWRYVTREVDIRLTMAAGGPAS from the coding sequence ATGCCGCCGCCGCTTCACGTCACCTTTGCAGCAGGCTCAGCCGGCGCCTGGCGCATCGACCGGATCGACGCGGTGCGGGGTGAGCCCTTGCCGGTCGCCGAGCGCCTCGCTGTGATCGAGGCGGCCTCCGCAGCTGAAATGTCGACATGGACGCTTCGGGGCGTGGTCAGCAACACCCGGTACACGAACCGAGACGAGGTGTCCGATCTCACGACCCGCCAGGAGGGTCTCGGACGCCCGGCCTCAACCCGCGCGGCTCTGATCCCGATTTCCAAGAGCGAGGCCTGGTGGGCTTTGGCCCAGGACGAACGCCGCGCCATCATGGAAGAGCGCTCACACCACATTGCCATTGGGCTGGATTACCTGCCCGCCATCGCAAGGCGCCTTCACCACAGCCGCGATCTCGGCGAGCGCTTCGACTTTCTGACCTGGTTCGAGTTCGCGCCCGAGCACGAGGGCGACTTCAATAAACTCGTCGCGCGCCTGCGCCAGACCGAGGAATGGCGCTATGTTACGCGCGAGGTCGATATCCGGCTGACCATGGCCGCTGGCGGCCCGGCATCCTGA
- the gyrB gene encoding DNA topoisomerase (ATP-hydrolyzing) subunit B, whose translation MAEPALVDTSDTDYGADSIKVLKGLDAVRKRPGMYIGDTDDGSGLHHMVYEVIDNAIDEALAGHATEVTATLNADGSVTVTDNGRGIPTDIHPTEGISAAEVIMTQLHAGGKFDQNSYKVSGGLHGVGVSVVNALSSWLKLSIWRGGKAYSVEFRHGEPVAPLAHLGPSDGKRGTEVTFLASTETFTNVEYDFATLEHRLRELAFLNSGVRILLSDRRHAVHKTVELYYEGGVEAFVRYLDRNKAPLVASPIVLKSERDGITVEVALWWNDSYHENVLCFTNNIPQRDGGTHLAGFRGALTRQVTGYSESSGVTKREKVDLTGDDCREGLTAVVSVKVPDPKFSSQTKDKLVSSEVRPVVESIVNEALGSWFEEHPAEAKAIAQKVAEAAAAREAARKARELTRRKTALDVASLPGKLADCQERDPAKSELFIVEGDSAGGSAKQGRDRAFQAVLPLRGKILNVERARFDKMLSSEMIGTLIMALGTGIGRDEFNIEKLRYHKIILMTDADVDGSHIRTLLLTFFFRQMPEIIERGHVFIAQPPLFKVMRGKSETYIKNERALEDYLTEGGLDESLLVLPSGEVRSGQDLAAVVEEARQVRNLIASLHSRYNRSVIEQAAIAGALHADVIRDPSQAEAKALKIAGRLDALADEVERGWEGHFDGQAYSFTRTIRGVTEVAQLDAAFLASAEARRLDEYGKSLLEAYEKPAIFRRKGNDTQVAGPIALFEAVKDAGASGIKLQRYKGLGEMNADQLWETTLDRNARSLLRVHIKDTADADDIFVKLMGDVVEPRREFIQENALNATVDA comes from the coding sequence ATGGCCGAACCTGCCCTCGTCGACACGTCCGACACCGATTATGGCGCCGACAGCATCAAGGTGCTGAAGGGCCTCGATGCCGTCCGCAAGCGCCCCGGCATGTATATCGGTGACACGGATGATGGCTCCGGCCTGCACCACATGGTCTACGAGGTCATCGACAATGCCATCGACGAGGCGCTGGCCGGCCACGCGACCGAGGTGACCGCGACGCTGAACGCCGACGGATCGGTGACCGTCACCGACAATGGGCGCGGCATTCCGACCGACATCCACCCCACCGAAGGCATTTCGGCGGCCGAGGTCATCATGACCCAGCTGCACGCCGGCGGTAAGTTCGACCAGAACTCCTACAAGGTCTCCGGTGGTCTGCACGGCGTCGGCGTGTCCGTCGTCAACGCGCTGTCGTCCTGGCTCAAATTGTCAATCTGGCGCGGCGGCAAGGCCTATTCGGTCGAGTTCCGTCATGGTGAGCCGGTGGCGCCGCTGGCGCATCTCGGACCGTCCGATGGCAAGCGCGGCACGGAAGTGACGTTCCTGGCCTCGACCGAGACCTTCACCAATGTCGAATACGATTTCGCCACGCTTGAGCATCGCCTGCGCGAGCTGGCCTTCCTCAATTCGGGCGTCCGCATCCTCCTGAGCGACCGGCGCCATGCCGTGCACAAGACCGTCGAACTCTATTACGAGGGCGGCGTCGAGGCCTTCGTGCGCTATCTCGACCGGAACAAGGCACCGCTGGTCGCGAGCCCGATCGTGCTGAAGTCGGAGCGCGACGGCATCACGGTGGAAGTAGCGCTGTGGTGGAACGATTCCTACCACGAGAACGTCCTCTGCTTCACCAACAACATCCCCCAGCGCGATGGCGGCACCCATCTGGCCGGCTTCCGTGGTGCGCTCACCCGTCAGGTCACGGGCTATTCGGAATCCTCCGGCGTCACCAAGCGCGAGAAAGTCGACCTCACCGGCGATGATTGCCGCGAGGGCCTGACGGCCGTCGTTTCGGTCAAGGTGCCTGATCCGAAATTCTCGTCGCAGACCAAGGACAAGCTGGTCTCATCCGAAGTCCGGCCGGTGGTCGAGAGCATCGTCAACGAGGCGCTTGGCAGCTGGTTCGAGGAGCATCCGGCCGAGGCCAAGGCGATCGCGCAGAAGGTGGCGGAAGCCGCCGCCGCCCGCGAAGCTGCCCGCAAGGCGCGCGAGTTGACCCGCCGCAAGACGGCGCTCGACGTCGCATCCCTTCCGGGCAAGCTCGCCGATTGCCAGGAGCGGGATCCCGCCAAGTCGGAACTGTTCATCGTGGAGGGTGACTCGGCCGGCGGTTCCGCCAAGCAGGGCCGCGACCGCGCGTTCCAGGCCGTTCTGCCGCTGCGTGGCAAGATCCTGAACGTTGAGCGCGCGCGCTTCGACAAGATGCTGTCGTCCGAGATGATCGGCACGCTGATCATGGCGCTCGGCACCGGCATCGGCCGCGACGAGTTCAACATCGAGAAGCTCCGCTATCACAAGATCATCCTGATGACGGATGCCGACGTCGACGGGTCACATATCCGGACGCTGCTGCTGACCTTCTTCTTCCGTCAGATGCCGGAGATCATCGAGCGGGGGCATGTCTTTATCGCCCAGCCGCCGCTGTTCAAGGTGATGCGCGGCAAGAGCGAGACCTACATCAAGAACGAGCGTGCGCTTGAGGACTACCTGACAGAGGGCGGTCTCGACGAGAGCCTGCTCGTCCTGCCGTCGGGCGAAGTGCGCTCGGGCCAGGATCTCGCCGCCGTGGTCGAGGAAGCCCGTCAGGTCCGCAATCTGATTGCCAGCCTGCATTCCCGCTACAATCGGTCGGTCATCGAGCAGGCGGCGATCGCCGGCGCGCTCCATGCCGATGTCATCCGCGATCCTTCCCAGGCCGAGGCCAAGGCACTGAAGATCGCGGGCCGCCTCGACGCACTCGCCGACGAGGTCGAGCGCGGCTGGGAAGGCCATTTCGACGGCCAGGCCTACAGCTTCACCCGCACCATTCGTGGCGTGACCGAAGTCGCTCAGCTTGATGCCGCCTTCCTGGCGTCTGCCGAGGCGCGGCGCCTCGACGAATACGGCAAGAGCCTGTTGGAAGCCTATGAAAAGCCGGCGATCTTCCGCCGCAAGGGCAACGATACCCAGGTTGCCGGACCGATTGCCCTGTTTGAGGCGGTCAAGGACGCTGGCGCATCCGGTATCAAGCTGCAGCGCTACAAAGGTCTCGGCGAGATGAATGCCGACCAGCTCTGGGAGACGACGCTCGACCGCAATGCGCGTTCGCTCTTGCGCGTCCACATCAAGGACACGGCCGACGCCGACGACATCTTCGTCAAGCTGATGGGCGATGTCGTGGAGCCGCGTCGCGAGTTCATCCAGGAAAACGCACTAAACGCGACGGTCGACGCCTGA
- a CDS encoding lytic murein transglycosylase, whose translation MPILTRRQILLAAGGLAAPALIGRAEAATFAGFVETLWPAASGAGVLRATFNRAFQGVEPNPRVIELSQRQPEFRRTLGDYVDVRTSNKRTTNGRAGIAEHRATFAGVESRYGVPGDIVCSIWGNETSYGTARGEHYVIQAMATLAHAGRRADFFRRELIAALRILQSGDVQPQAMTGSWAGAMGHVQFMPTSFHAFAIDFTGDGRRDIWNSIPDAMGSAANYLRRNGWTPGVPWGFEVNAPGIAGDRGSRRAISAWASSGVTRVGGGSMASDAGAVLWKPAGEGGPHLLLTSNFNVIKRYNNADSYALAIGHLADRIKGGGRFSRPWPPGEGGLTHADREDIQRRLNALGFDLGDVDGILGDKSKQAVRTMQGRFGMPQTGEADRAFLERLRRG comes from the coding sequence ATGCCCATTCTCACCCGACGCCAGATTCTGCTCGCCGCCGGCGGCCTTGCGGCGCCAGCCCTCATCGGGCGGGCTGAAGCTGCGACCTTTGCCGGTTTCGTCGAGACCCTGTGGCCGGCCGCATCCGGCGCCGGCGTTTTGCGCGCAACCTTCAACCGTGCCTTCCAGGGCGTGGAGCCGAACCCGCGGGTCATCGAGCTTTCCCAGCGCCAGCCGGAGTTCCGCCGCACGTTGGGCGACTATGTCGACGTGCGCACCTCCAACAAACGCACCACCAATGGCCGCGCCGGGATTGCCGAGCACCGCGCGACATTCGCTGGGGTCGAGAGCCGCTATGGCGTGCCCGGCGACATCGTCTGCTCCATCTGGGGCAACGAGACATCTTATGGGACGGCGCGCGGCGAGCACTATGTCATCCAGGCCATGGCGACGCTTGCCCATGCTGGGAGGCGCGCCGACTTCTTCCGCCGCGAGTTGATCGCGGCCCTGCGCATCCTCCAGTCCGGCGACGTGCAGCCGCAAGCCATGACCGGCTCCTGGGCCGGCGCCATGGGTCACGTCCAGTTCATGCCGACCAGCTTCCATGCCTTTGCCATCGATTTCACCGGCGATGGGCGGCGCGACATCTGGAACTCGATCCCCGATGCCATGGGGTCGGCAGCCAATTATCTCCGCCGCAATGGCTGGACGCCGGGCGTGCCGTGGGGCTTCGAGGTCAATGCGCCGGGGATCGCCGGCGACAGGGGCTCGCGCCGTGCCATCAGTGCCTGGGCGTCAAGCGGCGTCACGCGGGTTGGCGGCGGCTCGATGGCGAGCGACGCCGGCGCGGTCTTGTGGAAACCGGCCGGAGAGGGCGGCCCCCATTTGCTGCTGACCAGCAATTTCAACGTGATCAAGCGCTACAACAACGCGGATTCCTATGCGCTCGCCATCGGCCACCTCGCCGACCGGATCAAGGGCGGCGGACGGTTCTCGAGGCCCTGGCCGCCAGGCGAAGGCGGCCTGACCCATGCCGACCGCGAGGACATCCAGCGGCGGCTGAATGCTCTGGGCTTCGATCTCGGCGATGTCGACGGCATTCTTGGCGACAAGTCGAAACAGGCAGTCCGCACCATGCAGGGCCGCTTCGGCATGCCGCAGACCGGCGAAGCAGACCGGGCGTTCCTCGAGCGGCTCCGGCGCGGCTGA
- a CDS encoding DUF808 domain-containing protein, with protein MSIGLLALLDDVAALVKISASTLDDVAGQAAKAGAKAAGVVIDDAAVTPRYVVGMRADRELPVIAKIARGSLRNKLLYLLPVALALSAFAPWAILPLLMIGGAFLCYEGAEKVYEAVVPHDAKAHVAALEPLALGAASLEDIKVASAIKTDFILSAEIMAITLAAIPTGNIWTQAAVLAAVGIGITVWVYGGVALIVKADDVGMALASTTSSSLMGTVIRAIGRGLVRLMPSFLAVLSVVGTAAMIWVGGGIVVHGLAHFGLTGVEHAIQTIADGGSRALPAVASAINWLLFAAGSGLVGLLIGFALIPVSERLLSPAWRGLKSLVAT; from the coding sequence GTGAGTATCGGACTTCTCGCACTGCTCGACGACGTTGCTGCTCTCGTCAAGATAAGTGCGTCGACGCTGGATGACGTCGCGGGACAGGCCGCGAAGGCTGGCGCCAAGGCCGCCGGCGTCGTCATCGATGATGCCGCCGTCACGCCGCGCTATGTCGTCGGCATGCGGGCGGACCGCGAATTGCCGGTCATCGCCAAGATCGCGCGGGGATCCCTGCGCAACAAGCTGCTCTATCTGCTGCCGGTGGCGCTTGCACTCAGCGCCTTTGCACCCTGGGCGATCCTGCCCCTCCTCATGATTGGCGGTGCTTTCCTTTGCTACGAGGGGGCCGAGAAGGTCTACGAGGCCGTCGTCCCCCACGATGCCAAGGCCCACGTGGCGGCTCTGGAGCCGCTGGCGCTTGGTGCTGCCTCGCTGGAGGACATCAAGGTTGCCAGCGCCATCAAGACCGATTTCATCCTGTCAGCCGAGATCATGGCGATCACGCTGGCCGCCATTCCGACCGGCAACATCTGGACGCAGGCGGCCGTCCTGGCGGCGGTCGGCATCGGCATCACGGTCTGGGTCTATGGCGGCGTGGCCCTGATCGTGAAGGCGGATGATGTCGGCATGGCGCTCGCCAGCACCACATCGTCCTCGCTGATGGGAACCGTCATCCGTGCCATCGGTCGCGGCCTTGTGCGCCTGATGCCATCGTTTCTCGCCGTACTGTCCGTGGTCGGCACGGCAGCGATGATCTGGGTCGGCGGCGGCATCGTGGTGCACGGGCTCGCCCATTTCGGACTGACTGGCGTCGAGCACGCGATCCAGACGATTGCCGACGGCGGTTCGCGCGCTCTGCCAGCCGTAGCGAGCGCCATCAACTGGCTCCTGTTCGCAGCCGGCTCAGGGCTCGTCGGCCTGCTGATCGGTTTTGCCCTGATCCCGGTCAGTGAAAGGCTGCTGTCACCGGCCTGGCGAGGCCTCAAATCCCTGGTCGCGACATGA
- a CDS encoding lytic murein transglycosylase, which translates to MVCSRSWRRLALALVGIGSLTLPGGAIHAQDGGFAACLQSLRGQAAQRGVLPQVFEQATNGLTPDSSILQLLDRQPEFSRQPWDYINGIVAQNRITEGRRMMVQHRAAFERAEQATGVDRYIIAAIWGIETSFGRSKGNTSVVRATATLACYGRRQEFFRGEFVAALQIIGRGHVAPGEFRGSWAGAFGHTQFMPSTFLRAARSSSNAQRIDLLGSIPDAMMSTGNLLREEGWVRGQGWGYEVTIPANLDLTLAGRDRPMPLSQWSARGVHRIGARAFPRASDQAFLHLPGGARGPAFLMLPNFRVIMKYNNSESYAMAVGHLADRLRGGGPFARPWPVSERALSREERLEIQQRLTQVGLYTGTIDGRLGAGTREALQRYQARVGLAADGFPTAALLQRMRQGG; encoded by the coding sequence ATGGTGTGCTCACGTTCATGGCGCCGATTGGCGCTCGCACTGGTCGGGATCGGCTCCCTCACACTGCCGGGCGGAGCTATCCACGCGCAGGATGGTGGCTTTGCGGCATGCCTTCAGTCGCTCCGCGGCCAGGCGGCGCAGCGCGGTGTGCTGCCCCAGGTCTTTGAGCAGGCGACGAACGGTCTGACGCCAGACTCGTCGATCCTGCAGCTGCTGGACCGCCAGCCCGAATTCTCCCGCCAGCCGTGGGATTACATCAACGGCATCGTCGCCCAGAACCGGATCACCGAGGGGCGCCGGATGATGGTGCAGCATCGTGCCGCCTTCGAGCGCGCCGAACAGGCGACCGGCGTCGATCGCTACATCATCGCGGCCATCTGGGGCATCGAGACGAGCTTCGGGCGCTCAAAGGGCAATACCAGCGTCGTGCGCGCGACAGCGACACTCGCCTGCTACGGTCGCCGGCAAGAGTTCTTCCGAGGTGAATTCGTCGCAGCGCTGCAGATCATCGGTCGCGGTCATGTGGCGCCGGGCGAGTTCCGCGGTTCATGGGCGGGGGCCTTCGGCCACACCCAGTTCATGCCGTCCACGTTCCTGCGCGCCGCGCGGTCGAGCTCCAATGCCCAGCGCATCGATCTTCTCGGCTCCATTCCCGACGCGATGATGTCGACCGGCAACCTGCTCCGTGAGGAAGGCTGGGTCCGCGGTCAGGGCTGGGGCTACGAAGTCACGATTCCGGCCAATCTCGACCTGACGCTCGCCGGTCGCGACCGGCCGATGCCGCTGTCGCAATGGTCCGCACGCGGCGTCCATCGCATCGGGGCCAGGGCGTTTCCGCGCGCCAGTGATCAGGCTTTCCTCCACCTTCCGGGAGGCGCCCGGGGGCCGGCTTTTCTCATGCTGCCCAATTTCCGCGTCATCATGAAATATAACAATTCCGAAAGCTACGCGATGGCGGTCGGCCACCTGGCGGATCGGCTGCGGGGCGGCGGTCCGTTCGCGCGGCCCTGGCCCGTCTCCGAGCGTGCGCTGTCGCGGGAGGAACGGCTCGAGATCCAGCAGCGGCTGACCCAGGTGGGGCTCTACACCGGCACCATCGACGGCCGGCTGGGCGCGGGCACACGCGAGGCGCTGCAGCGCTATCAGGCGCGCGTCGGCCTGGCGGCCGATGGGTTCCCGACCGCCGCCCTGCTCCAGCGGATGCGCCAGGGCGGCTGA
- a CDS encoding SGNH/GDSL hydrolase family protein → MTRIGIWLAFLLLAGLALAPVPAEAQSGYTDDRYPHLFAPRNQRPRIISIPQRTRPTAARSQQTSESLRPPSDRSRAGSATSDPANPEAATVPAAPTTFVLVLGDNLAEWLAYGIENAFEDVPELGVNDQTKISSGLARAEFYDWVKAIPELLAREAKVDFIVMMIGSNDRQAIRVDRDTFEPRTDRWRELYVQRIDQAMQAMKARGVPVYWVGLPPLRGQRISADMAYLNDLYKERAAQNGVNYIDVWNGFVDEQGQYTQFGPDFAGQIRRLRTADGVHFTSAGARKLALFLEQDLRRDLVGRIAPANPEATPGRLPDGGLPVPQAAVPGLVAPEIVQPQPRPLAGPVFPLAGNPAQIRTPPGNAPPEALPAPTAARTLAGDRPAGALQGTAAAVLVRGEAPSAPRGRADDFSWPGSPRSPTSDLPTARAP, encoded by the coding sequence GTGACACGGATCGGCATATGGCTGGCATTCCTCCTGCTGGCGGGGCTCGCACTCGCTCCGGTGCCTGCTGAAGCGCAATCCGGCTATACCGACGATCGCTATCCCCATCTCTTCGCGCCGCGAAACCAGCGTCCGAGGATCATTTCGATCCCCCAACGCACCCGGCCGACCGCCGCGCGGAGCCAGCAGACTTCGGAATCCCTGCGGCCCCCATCGGACCGCAGCCGTGCGGGCAGTGCGACTTCTGATCCAGCCAATCCGGAGGCAGCAACAGTCCCCGCCGCACCGACAACCTTCGTGCTGGTGCTGGGCGACAACCTCGCGGAATGGCTCGCCTACGGCATCGAGAATGCCTTCGAGGATGTGCCGGAGCTTGGAGTGAACGACCAGACGAAGATCTCGTCGGGTCTGGCGCGCGCCGAGTTCTACGACTGGGTGAAGGCAATCCCCGAATTGCTCGCCCGCGAAGCCAAGGTCGATTTCATCGTGATGATGATTGGCTCCAACGACCGCCAGGCTATCCGAGTCGACCGCGACACGTTCGAGCCTCGCACCGACCGCTGGCGGGAGCTCTACGTCCAGCGCATCGACCAGGCGATGCAGGCGATGAAGGCGCGCGGCGTGCCCGTCTACTGGGTCGGCCTGCCGCCGCTCCGCGGCCAGCGCATCTCGGCCGACATGGCCTATCTGAACGACCTCTACAAGGAGCGCGCCGCCCAGAACGGCGTCAACTATATCGATGTCTGGAACGGCTTCGTCGACGAACAGGGCCAGTACACCCAGTTCGGACCCGATTTCGCCGGCCAGATCCGCAGGCTGCGCACCGCCGACGGCGTGCATTTCACCAGTGCCGGCGCGCGCAAGCTTGCCCTCTTTCTCGAGCAGGACCTCCGCCGCGACCTGGTCGGCCGGATCGCGCCGGCCAATCCCGAGGCAACGCCCGGTCGGCTCCCCGATGGCGGCCTGCCGGTTCCACAGGCCGCCGTACCGGGCCTGGTTGCACCCGAGATCGTCCAGCCGCAACCACGCCCGCTCGCCGGTCCGGTCTTTCCGTTGGCGGGAAATCCGGCCCAAATTCGCACCCCACCGGGCAATGCGCCGCCTGAGGCGCTTCCCGCGCCGACCGCCGCACGCACGCTCGCCGGCGACCGGCCCGCCGGCGCTCTTCAGGGCACTGCGGCGGCGGTGCTTGTTCGCGGCGAAGCGCCCTCGGCACCTCGCGGGAGGGCCGACGATTTCAGCTGGCCTGGCAGCCCGCGGAGCCCGACGTCGGACCTCCCGACAGCCCGAGCGCCCTAA